DNA from Paratractidigestivibacter faecalis:
CGGCAACCTGCCTTCAAGATGATCTTCTCGCAACGTCCGATATTGTCGGGGGTTTGGCGCTGCTGTAATTGACCTGCTAACTTGCTTCATTTAGCCAATGGAAAGGAAACCAAAAATGGCTGAGAAAGAGAAGGTAGTCCTCGCGTACTCCGGTGGTCTCGATACGTCCGTTATCGTCAAGTGGCTGCAGGAGGAGAAGAACCTCGACGTCATCGCCATCTGCGGCAACGTTGGCCAGGACGAGAAGGACCTCTCCTGGATCAAGCAGAAGGCCCTCGACATGGGCGCCATTGCCTCTGAGGCCGTCGACATGCGCGAGGAGTACGCCGAGAAGATCCTGTCCAAGGCCATCTGGGCCAACGGCAAGTACGAGGGCGTCTACCCGCTGCTCTCTGCCCTTTCTCGCCCGCTGATCTCCAAGCACCTCGTTGACATCGCCCACCAGTACGGCGCCAAGTACGTGGCCCACGGCTGCACCGGCAAGGGCAACGACCAGGTGCGCTTTGAGACCTGCATCCGCGCTCTCGACCCCGAGCTCGAGATCATCGCCCCGGTCCGCGTCTGGGACCTCACCACGCGTGACTCCGAGATGGAGTGGGCCAAGCAGCACGGCGTGCCCGTGCCCACCACGCACAAGAAGCCCTACTCCATCGACGACAATCTCTGGGGCCGCGCCATCGAGTGCGGCGTCCTTGAGGACACCTGGAACAAGCCGCCCGCGGACATCTGGACGATGACCAAGAACCTCGACGAGTGCCCCGCCGACCCCGAGGAGGTCGTGATCTCCTTCGAGCAGGGCGTCCCGACCGCCATCAACGGCGAGAAGATGCCGCTGCTTGACCTCATCATCAAGTGCAACGAGATTGCCGGCCGTAACGGCTTTGGCCGCATCGACATGATCGAGGACCGCGTCGTGGGCATCAAGAGCCGCGAGTGCTACGAGTGCCCCGCCGCCCTGCTGCTCATCCAGGCCCACCAGTCCCTCGAGCAGCTCTGCCTTGACGCCGAGACCCTGAAGCAGAAGGCCAAGCTCGACGTCGAGTGGGCCTCCACCGTCTACCGCGGCCTGTGGTTCTCCCAGAACCGCAACGCCATCGACGCCTTCAACGCCTACACGCAGAAGTACGTCACCGGCGACGTCCGCATCATCCTGTGCAAGGGCGGCCTCTTCGTCGACGGCCTGCGCTCCGACTACAGCCTCTACGATTACAACCTGGCCACCTACGACGAGGGCGACACCTTCGACCACACCGCCGCCCGCGGCTTCATCGACCTTCACGGCCTGCAGTCCAAGACCTGGTCTCGCGTCCAGGGTCCCGGCTCCGGCCTCCAGCCGGTGGAGTAGCTCCCGCAAGGAGTTGCTGCAGGAGGCACTTCTGAACAGATGGGGCCGTCCGTTGCGCGCGGGCGGCCCCTTTGCGAGCATGCGCTAATCTAGCTGGGACA
Protein-coding regions in this window:
- a CDS encoding argininosuccinate synthase, which produces MAEKEKVVLAYSGGLDTSVIVKWLQEEKNLDVIAICGNVGQDEKDLSWIKQKALDMGAIASEAVDMREEYAEKILSKAIWANGKYEGVYPLLSALSRPLISKHLVDIAHQYGAKYVAHGCTGKGNDQVRFETCIRALDPELEIIAPVRVWDLTTRDSEMEWAKQHGVPVPTTHKKPYSIDDNLWGRAIECGVLEDTWNKPPADIWTMTKNLDECPADPEEVVISFEQGVPTAINGEKMPLLDLIIKCNEIAGRNGFGRIDMIEDRVVGIKSRECYECPAALLLIQAHQSLEQLCLDAETLKQKAKLDVEWASTVYRGLWFSQNRNAIDAFNAYTQKYVTGDVRIILCKGGLFVDGLRSDYSLYDYNLATYDEGDTFDHTAARGFIDLHGLQSKTWSRVQGPGSGLQPVE